The following are from one region of the Pocillopora verrucosa isolate sample1 chromosome 3, ASM3666991v2, whole genome shotgun sequence genome:
- the LOC131782856 gene encoding solute carrier family 15 member 4 yields MMESLRDDDDDGISTNYDYSQENPSELDESLSEEPVSNNNTLTVLCILFVTLFERLAFYGVAANLVLYCEDVRKLSSPLSSIIALAFQGTCFFTPIIGGWLGDITAGRYNTIYGSLLAYIVGTVTLTVITYKKPSGHHVFEGLYGTLLLVVSLVVIAFAVGGVKANLSLMGADQVKRKGQRMVQRFFVWFYWFIQVGSLLAFTVVVYVQQNVIYFFGYLITVVSITCGTMVVVIGRNRYLVYPPRKSALMDARHILAVGIKNKLFCKRNPHWTHWLDGAKDTMGGTFSEEMVEVVKSIVHLCPILLTFIFYWTIYGQGSTAFLLQGSYMKLDIINSFPFPVASLAIFEIVTVLVLIPLIDRVVYPGLRRVGFNFTPLRRIGVGLIFAAGSVALAGFIEIERKEKFGRVTQIVFNRTVNASNMSVFYQVPQYILQGTSEALVSTTGLEFAYAQSPTELRGLVMGVCWAMIGLGYYVASLLVSIVKHASHNKWYPDDLNNGTLEYYMFLLAGLMLINLAVFLYLAVRYRYVDHGEGPENDGYRVPVFTRVLSLATAVKVETDVCPQLLVR; encoded by the exons ATGATGGAATCTCTCcgagatgatgatgatgacgggATTTCGACAAACTACGATTATAGCCAGGAAAACCCGTCAGAATTGGATGAATCACTGTCTGAGGAACCAGTCTCCAACAACAATACTCTTACAGTTCTTTGTATTTTATTCGTTACCTTATTTGAACGTCTGGCATTCTATGGGGTGGCTGCAAATCTGGTACTCTACTGTGAGGACGTTCGTAAGCTTTCCTCGCCATTATCCAGCATAATCGCCTTGGCATTTCAAG gAACATGTTTCTTTACTCCTATAATCGGCGGTTGGCTAGGAGACATAACCGCTGGGCGATACAACACCATATATGGAAGCTTGTTGGCTTACATTGTCGGCACCGTTACACTTACGGTTATTACATACAAAAAACCTTCAGGGCATCATGTCTTTGAAGGCTTATATGGAACGTTACTTTTGGTTGTGTCCCTTGTCGTTATTGCCTTTGCAGTAGGAGGAGTCAAGGCAAATTTGTCCCTGATGGGAGCAGACCAAGTGAAGAGGAAAGGGCAAAGGATGGTGCAAAgattttttgtttggttttactGGTTCATACAGGTTGGCTCGTTGCTGGCCTTCACAGTTGTAGTATACGTCCAACAAAACGTGATCTATTTCTTTGGTTACTTAATTACTGTAGTTTCAATAACGTGTGGAACTATGGTAGTGGTGATAGGGAGAAACCGTTATCTAGTGTATCCCCCACGAAAAAGCGCTCTAATGGATGCTCGACATATTCTTGCAGTTGGTATCAAAAACAAGCTCTTCTGCAAAAGAAATCCACACTGGACTCACTGGCTCGACGGTGCTAAGGACACCATGGGTGGTACCTTCTCTGAAGAGATGGTAGAAGTTGTCAAGTCCATAGTTCATTTGTGTCCAATATTACTCACATTTATCTTCTACTGGACAATATACGGCCAG GGTTCTACCGCGTTTCTATTGCAAGGCTCTTACATGAAGTTGGATATCATTAATTCGTTTCCATTTCCTGTGGCGTCACTGGCCATATTTGAAATTGTGACTGTTCTAGTTTTGATCCCCCTTATTGATCGAGTTGTCTACCCAGGCCTCCGTCGCGTTGGCTTCAATTTCACTCCTCTACGCAGAATCGGCGTTGGATTGATTTTTGCTGCTGGTTCTGTGGCCTTGGCAGGATTTATCGAAATTGAgcggaaagaaaaatttggaagGGTGACACAAATTGTTTTCAATAGAACTGTAAATGCATCAAATATGAGTGTGTTTTATCAAGTGCCACAGTATATCCTACAAGGAACAAGTGAAGCTTTGGTATCCACTACAG GTCTTGAATTTGCCTATGCCCAGTCTCCAACAGAGTTGCGTGGCTTGGTAATGGGCGTGTGCTGGGCAATGATTGGCCTGGGTTACTACGTAGCGAGTTTGCTGGTGTCAATCGTCAAACACGCTTCTCACAACAAGTGGTATCCGGATGACCTCAATAATGGCACACTTGAATACTACATGTTTTTATTGGCTGGGCTTATGTTAATAAACTTGGCAGTTTTCCTGTATTTAGCAGTGAGGTATCGGTATGTCGACCATGGAGAAGGGCCTGAAAATGATGGCTACCGCGTCCCTGTTTTTACCAGAGTTTTATCACTCGCGACAGCTGTAAAAGTGGAGACTGACGTCTGCCCTCAATTACTGGTTCGGTGA
- the LOC131782861 gene encoding uncharacterized protein — protein sequence MEIKIQSVLPLFLIPLIASSTSVCDKNPSLIQCIALRNQFILPLKDSCNPLKKNCDTGDLVDPRVANCHLEFSGNVFHSLLDGFKMSYGYRCFPIVPDPNMFHRRNVGPSYGEPRCVPTKLDKHGSFTCGEHGTRCVCDAPAEYNSYGTQWLRNNCRCQYFVNLCRIPKVCASRGICKMWGSELRCECPADKEQCRPGINQCKANPGLCLDEGKICIELYDTNVGWLIGNEQKGDGFACILAGTVKSLATVTHYCDISQETFSRIGGVEPKNELDLCCYRMLTCAGGESIPKKGTIFSYRPCYCNVEFRKCLFTAAFDPKFKGNVEQMVEVLNNLAHCIIDDGVQCDPVRPWTCQKGDLINPKFAHCAIDCKTGPVLPIWARACALRQCKPPYHRENLRIIDVPRMEESSICKPVEDLPILCGNRETNTRCVCDGKPSRSDFTDRCRCQYWPDRWEERQSKEK from the exons atggAAATCAAAATTCAAAGTGTACTTCCGCTTTTTCTTATCCCTTTGATTGCCTCTTCTACTAGCGTTTGCGATAAAAACCCCAGCCTTATACAGTGTATTGCTCTGAGAAACCAGTTCATTTTGCCACTCAAGGACAGTTGTAATCCATTGAAGAAAAACTGCGACACAGGAGACTTGGTCGATCCAAGAGTTGCCAACTGCCATTTAGAATTCAGTGGGAACGTGTTTCATTCTTTGCTGGACGGATTTAAAATGAGTTATGGATACAGATGCTTTCCCATCGTTCCGGACCCTAATATGTTTCACAGGCGGAATGTCGGGCCAAGTTATGGGGAACCCCGCTGTGTTCCCACTAAACTTGATAAACATGGAAGCTTCACTTGCGGGGAACACGGAACACGATGTGTGTGCGATGCTCCTGCAGAATATAACTCATATGGGACACAATGGTTGAGGAACAACTGTAG GTGTCAGTATTTTGTGAATCTTTGCCGTATTCCTAAAGTCTGCGCGAGTCGTGGGATTTGCAAAATGTGGGGATCCGAACTGCGCTGCGAATGCCCTGCCGACAAAGAGCAATGCAGGCCCGGAATAAACCAGTGTAAAGCTAATCCGGGACTTTGCTTGGACGAGGGCAAGATTTGCATCGAACTCTATGATACAAACGTAGGCTGGCTGATTGGAAATGAACAGAAAGGCGATGGCTTTGCCTGCATTTTAGCGGGGACTGTAAAGTCTCTAGCGACCGTCACACATTACTGCGATATCTCCCAAGAAACATTCAGTAGAATTGGAGGAGTAGAGCCTAAGAATGAGTTAGACTTGTGCTGCTATCGAATGCTGACATGCGCGGGTGGAGAAAGCATTCCAAAGAAAGGAACCATTTTCAGCTACAGACCGTGTTACTGCAACGTAGAATTCCGAAAGTGCCTCTTCACGGCCGCCTTTGATCCCAAGTTTAAGGGAAACGTTGAGCAGATGGTTGAAGTATTAAACAACTTGGCGCATTGCATCATTGACGACGGCGTCCAGTGTGATCCTGTGCGTCCCTGGACTTGCCAGAAAGGTGACCTTATCAATCCTAAATTTGCACATTGTGCTATTGACTGTAAAACAGGCCCAGTGCTGCCAATCTGGGCTCGAGCCTGTGCCCTTCGACAATGCAAGCCACCTTACCATCGCGAAAATCTTAGGATTATAGACGTACCACGCATGGAGGAAAGCTCAATTTGTAAGCCTGTAGAGGACCTGCCAATATTGTGCGGAAATAGAGAAACGAACACCCGATGTGTTTGCGACGGTAAGCCGAGCAGATCAGATTTCACCGACAGATGCCGATGCCAGTATTGGCCAGACCGATGGGAAGAAAGACAGtctaaagaaaagtaa